Proteins from a single region of Vulcanisaeta thermophila:
- a CDS encoding 50S ribosomal protein L35ae, with amino-acid sequence MDKEVTQVMGRIYSIRRGSQGYPRDAIIVIPGISGSEAIKYLGAKVVWRSSRGRVIAGKVLKPWGKYHLLARFRRGLPGQALGGTVLIIMGPRS; translated from the coding sequence GTGGATAAGGAGGTAACGCAGGTAATGGGTAGGATATACTCAATAAGGAGGGGGTCACAGGGATACCCAAGGGACGCCATAATAGTCATACCGGGTATTAGTGGGTCCGAGGCTATTAAGTACCTGGGCGCTAAGGTGGTGTGGAGATCGAGTAGGGGTAGGGTTATTGCGGGTAAGGTACTCAAACCATGGGGCAAATACCACCTACTTGCCAGGTTTAGGAGGGGATTGCCTGGGCAGGCCCTAGGAGGCACGGTTTTGATAATAATGGGCCCCAGATCATGA